A stretch of DNA from Marmota flaviventris isolate mMarFla1 chromosome 16, mMarFla1.hap1, whole genome shotgun sequence:
AATAGAGTCAGACTTCTCCATAGAAAAGGGGTCCCAGAGCTGGGTATCCAAAGAAGCAGGGGTGTCCTGTCCCATTGTACCTTTTAGAATTCCTCTGCCCTCATGTCCTCCTTCTCCCCTTATCTTGCCTCTCCTCTCCCATTCTGCATACATGACCCAGAGGTGGGCCCCATGGTggagtgatccaggcaggaaggcagcagcccaggaggcatcAATCAACAACTCCTACAGCTCCCTGCAGGGAGGAGCAATTCCAGGGCAGTTACCTTAGCGATAGGTGGGAGGAACACTGGAAGGAAcatgggaggaggagggggaaagagCGTTAGGTCTCCTTTACTTTCCAGCAGACCCATCTCCTAATTGGACCAGTCATTATTATCTACCCTGACTTCCTTTGGTTCCCCTGCTTCATCTGGACAAGGAGGGGGACTTCCTGGTCAAAGTGTGGACAAGCTCTTCTTCCCTAAGAGACATTCCTCTTTGAAATTGTCCGATCCTTCTCTCAGTACTGTGGTTGTTAGTACCACGGAGCCTAGTGGAGGTAGAAGTAGATGACAAAATGCTGCTCCTCCGTGTGCCTTGCGATTCATGTCACTTGTCATGTGGCCTTGAACACTGGTGGTGGCAACCAGAGTCCACTCTCTTTGTCTGCCCCCTGTGGATATTCCACACACCCTTCCTTTTCCACAATAACCAGGTCTTCATTTTCAGATTATAGTGATTTCTGGAAAAAAGCGGAAGAGACTAAAGATCTGCTTTTACTTCTACAAAGGTGAGTCCTTTCCACCTCTTCCTGAGCCCTTCCTCCTGCTGCCTGTGACAATCCAGCAACACAAAGCTCTCGTGGGGCAGCAAGGAGCCTCAGGTGGGGCAAGATGTGACTAAAGCTCTGGGGTATGGGACAGCAAGGGCTTGGTAATATCAGCCAGTGGAACAGTGAGGAGCCATGGACCACAGTGTTTACCCCTGCTCCACCTTCCCTACCTCCTGGGCCCATCTGCTCCTGACTGCAGCCTGGGCCTCTATCTCTTGCAGCCACCTACGGAAGCTCCAGGATGACAGCACCTTTCACCACCTTTTAAAAGGAGATGACCCAGATGAGATGTGCAAACCAGGGTCAGCTGGAGCCCACCAGTCATGCACACTGCCTGTGCAGGAGGCTTTGGCCACTGCCTTCCTCCCTTTGGCCTCCCTGACTCCTTTGAGCAAGCGTCCTCTGCTCCTGGCCTCTGCTCCCTCAGCAGACCTAATGACTTCCTCAGATACTGTTGAGACTCACTCATCCCTGAGTGcctctcagtctccagagtctgTGATTCTTCTAGAAGGACGTGCACCTCAGCCACGTGGACTTTCCTCTCCCCCATCTCGTCCTCCTGATCCCATGGCCCATCGTATATCTCTGCCAGGACCCAGCCTGACTCCTCCTCAGTGTGACTCAATGACACACTCACTGGGAACCAGCCCACAGAGCGCCTCTCCACCCAACAACTATTGGTTGCCTTCTCCTGTGCCAATGTCATCTGCTGTTCTACTGCCATCCCCCGGCCTATCGCCTTCTCCTGACCCATCGCCCTCTCCTGGCCCATCATCACCTCCTGTCCCATTGCCATTTCCTATCCGATCGCCATCTTCTGTCTCATCAACTTCTCTTGACACTTTGCGTTCTCCAGTCAAATTGCCACCTCCTGTCCCAGCAGTCTCAGGCCATGTTCTCTCCACCTGTCCCATCTCATCCCTCTCCTGGTGGCAGATGGCTGCCAGAGTCTGTGGCTTCTCCCACTCCCCTCACAGTGAATCCAAGAGAGATCATGCTCCCCACCCACCAGAGGACTCACTCTGGGCAAACGGCCCACTCTCGCAGGTAGAGGCTGAGGGGAAATCTTTCATTAACCCTGGTGTCCAGAAACTGCTGGAGATACTGATCAGCAAGAGAGcagaaatgaagacaaaagatGAACCAGTCCACTCCCTGAATTCTCTGGGAAGCACAGTACAGTCCCTGGGCAGGGAGCAGGACACCACCATCCCACAACACTTCTGGAACACAAAAGGCAAGCCAAAGAAGCTTTCTGTTCCTCAGCAGCTCTTTTACACCAAGGTCCTGGGGGACCATTTACAGCAGAAATGCAGCCAGCTCTTTTGGGGCCTCCCCATTCTGCACAGCGAGTCCCTGGTGGCTACTGTCAGCATGTCTGAGCCCTCAGCAGACTTTTCCTCCATTGCATTCAATGAAGTACCTAATTACATTCCAGGGCAGGTACAGGCGGCACCTGGGCCACTCTTTGCCTCCCAGTTGCTCCACCCACTTGTCCAACTCCAGCCTGGGACTCCAACCTTGTCCTGGTCCCAGTCCCCACCGCTGGCTCAGATCCACCATCAGGACCATCTCCCATCATCTCTCCCAAGCCTGCCATGCCATCTTCCTCTGAATACTGCCTGTGGATTTCCATGCCCCACAAGCCAAGAGGGGACCCAGTTACTTTCCCCTTCCCTTCAACACCTTAAATATGAACACTTGAGGAAACAACTAGAAATTGGAGAAGCTTTACCTCATTTGTTCCAAAAGTCTCAGAACATCTTTAGCCATCTCACTTCAGAGAACAGGGCCTCCTGTGACCACAAGCCCATCAACAAGCCCCCAGGGGATTTCCCGAGCCTTGATCTTCAAGAGAAACTGGATCAACACCTTCAGAAGAGGTTCATGCTACATCAGTATGGACTACCACCCAATATGGACCCATTTCTGAATCTGACGGAGTCCTGGGATAACATCCCAAAGACAGGTCAGGCAAAGGACAGTTGTGAGTCTTCATGGAACTCAGTGATTCCAGACAACAGGAGCCCTGCTGTACAGAGGGCTGGTTCTGAGAGGCCAGAGATAATACAGGAGGGCACGATTCCCGTGGGTGTTCGGCATTCCAGGCTTGGCTCATACCATGTCTCTGTCCTACCTGGAAGTTCAAACACCCAGAAGGAAACTTGGGGTGGACCAACCTTAAAAGGTGGGGAAGCCTTCAGGAACACCTCCCAGGTGCTCTCCCTCCTTGATGCTAGCGTTCGGCAGGAACTGGAGGCACATGTTACAAGTCTAAGAGTGAGGCACAGGTGGGGCCTACCCCTCAGGGTCCCCAAGCATATTAATATCTTGAAGGTGAGGAACTCTGAGGCTTCACCACCTCCACAGCCTGCCCTTCCCTCTTCAGCCTCCTATGACTCCAGGGCTAACCCCATTGCCCATGATGCCAAGGTCCGGGGAAAACCCACTCAGAAAGGTCCAGGACTGAAGGAGGTAGCACAAACTCCAGTTCCCACCCAGAGGAGTCCTCTCTCTGGCCCCTCTTTTGAGTCCCTGAGCAGAATTCCATCTGGTGACAACGGTGGGCTCCCAGATGCTCCTTCAACTGCACATGAAAGCAGCCTGCCCTCTCAGCCCCACACTTACATTCTCGTGGGCAGAACCTGGCACAATGGTACTGTCCTGGGATCTGCAAGAGACAGTCTGGAACCAAGTCCAAGCCTAGAAATGGGCAGACAGGAATCCCTGGGGACTGGAAGTATGAGCTCACAAGGCTCATGCCACAGCATGTCATCACTTCAGGTAGGACACCAACTTTTAAAGACTGAAGAAGTCAGAGAGCTGGAGGATGATGAGGAGGAGTCTTCTCAATGGGGAATCACCAAGGAAACCAGGAAGACTTCAAACTTCCCTAATGTTCATATTAATTCCCTAGGGAGTTTAGAATCTCAGGGGACCAGTGAAGGACCCCCCCCTTCTATAAGTTCTATTTCCCAGGGCCAAGAATACTCATGCCTGAAAGCACAGACTGAGCCAAAGAACCAGCCTCAAGAACTGGCTACAGGTGTCATCCTGCAAGACTTTGCCACTGACAAGTTTCATCAGGACTGTGCCCCTGAGGTGCTCCTGGCTGCAGACATCCTAGCTTCCCAGGAGAGACAGTCCAACACTCTAAGCATGTCCAGTAGGAGTGCATCAACTTCTCAGTGTGGACTCAGTGAAGACAGCATCCAGGACCTGCAGGGACCCAAGATCCCTGAGCTCCAGGATccagggaagagcaggagaaatACGTTTAGGCCAACTGCCAAGAGGGCGGACAGCGTGAGGCCCAGGTCAGGAACACAGGGAGAAAGGCTTTCAGGAGGGCGGCCCTCCTGTGCTGGGGAAATGGGCCCCTCTGTCCCAGTTAAGGAGGTAGGGGACACTGTGGGGGACAAGTCCTCCCAGGCTCCTTCAAAGAGAAACTTTGGAGACAGAATAAAGAACTTTCTGCAGAATATTTTCCCCAGTAAATCCAAAGGGCAGGCAAACTCCTCACCCAAAATCATGATCCCATCAACTACTACCCAAAGCCAAGGGTCAGTCACAAGCCAACTGCTAATAGACAATGTCAGGGTGTCAGAGGCCCAGGCACTCTTGTGTACTTTTGGATACATCATAGCGCAGAAAATGAGGTTTCAACATGAATGTTCTGCTTCAAAGGAAAACATAGTTAAAGAGAAACCCCAGGCCCCTGTGGGTAGACAATCCCATTATGCTAGGGGTTCCTTCTCTCTGGAACGAAGGAGAGGGATCGGAACTATGACTCCTGGTCACCAGGCCAGCCCCAGGGGCCACAGCCATCCTCTGAAGAGGTGGATCAGAAACCCGGACAACAATCCGGCCTTGCTGCTTAAGAAGTCTGCACCTCTGCCCAGCCCCTGCCAGCAGAGGTCCAGGGTGGCAGGTATCTCGGGCCACAGTGTCCACTGTCCAAGGCACTGTGCTCTTCAGAGACATTTGCTGTCTCATCAACATCAACATGCTTCCCACTCCTGTCCTGCTGGGAAGAAGTTTTTCCCATAATAAAAACCATACTCAGAAAAACTGTCCCCCTGTGAGCCCTTTGTTTGATAATGGCCTCTTCCTAATAGGGTGACAAttgcttaaaaataatgttttttttttaatcagagaggCTTCTGTCTTTATTGTGCTGGGTCATAAGGAAGGAGGTCATGTCTGTTCTTCATTAGAATGGATTCTAAAAGAGACTGGACTTGCAGGGAGGTGATAGTGGCATTGAGTACCCACCGTTATGTCAGATCCCTTTGTTATACCTTAAGAATTCATGACTTGATCATTACAGAAATAACAGAACACCTTTGGAACCCCACCCTCATGTCTGAATCAGCCTTTCCCTTCATTCTGAACTTTGTGAGGCCACAGGGATTGGGGTGCAGGGTTACCATGGGACTTAATAGCCTCCCACGCCACAAACGGGCCCAGGAAATTGGGAAAAGGTGTAGTTTCCTGGCCTGAGTTCAGACATGGTCAGAGAGTCCTGGCTGTTGGATGTCTTGGTGGGGAACAGAAGACACCTGCCCTTGGAACCCCTCCCTTATGGAGGCTAACATGGAGATGGGCCTTGACAGCTCCTTCTAGCTCAGGCTGCATGCCATGGCCATGTCACCTGCTTCTGCTCCTGCCTTCCTACTCTCTAGGGTAGTGACCAGGAAAACAAACTGCAGATCTGTGTGTGAGTGTCTCGTTGGAACAGCAAGTTGGCTGCTGAGGGCTGTGTCACATGCAGCTCACCACCTCTCAGCTCTCCAACCCCCAGCTGGCACAAATGGGTATGCACTAACCATGTGACAGTGGGGCACAGTGGGCAGAGTGGGATAGGAGCCAAAGAGAGGGGCAGAGTAACATGGGGATGTCACAGATGGTGTGGTGGATGGGAAGCCCCTGCCCTCCCAGTATCAGCCACCAACCTGGGGGGGTAGAAACATCATGGACTCACCCTGGCCCCACCCCTGTGGACTCTGCTCTGGCTCCCAGACCACAGGCCTGGAGAAGCCTCTTTAGCAATGACACAGGCTAGAGAGGAAGCAAGCCCTTTGGTAGAGAAGATTCATTTCCTGACATTATATGGAATAGTCCTCGTGTCTTAACTGTAGAAGGGGGGGATGAGTTAACAATTGGAGTAGCCAGGAGTGCAGAACTGGAGCTGATGACCTTCAGACATGAACATGGACACATGGCCCTAGCACTTCTTCTGCAGTGGAAAGGTGGGGACCTAAAAAATCCAAAGGGGAGCCTGGGGTCACAAAACAAGGTTCTCTAGGCCCCAGAACTTGCTTGTCCACAGACTAGAGGTGGTTCAGTTAGAACTTGTCATATCAGGGCAGCGACTTGTCCAAAATGTGGGCGCAAGCTGGGCAGGGGGCAAGCAGGAGCCTTCCCTGCCCCCAGTGTGCTTCCAGGACCTGTCCACAGGGGAGAGCAGGCAGGACCcacaggaggagaggagaagctgTGCCTGCAGAGTGTTGGACGCTGTGGCCACCTGGGGAGGCACCACTCCAGGTACCCTGCCATTTTTGCTCCCTGATGCAGAGTCCTTTACCAGGAAGTGACACCAAGGCAGGGACACAGGCCTGGTCCTGCCCCAATATTGGCCTGAAGTCCTCCACATGTCAAGCCAGGCCGTCCCTCTCAGTGTGAGCAAGGCCCCACAGGCCACCCCTGAACCAGGTCCTGTGCCTTGATCATAGCAGACCCCAGAGTGGGCCTAGCATCAAGAACGACCCAGGGACAGAATGGGCTAGAACAGAGTCGGGTCCTTGAATCTGGCCCTGCTGGGTCCTCTCAGAGCCAGAGAGGCAGGTTCTCAGTGCAGAGGAGCTGGACATGGACCCCAGGGATCCCGAGGGGATAATGCCACAGACAGTGACACTGAGGGACAGCCAGAAGCAAGAGGGATAAAGTCCTGTGCCCTCTGCTGCTGCCAGGTTTGATACACAATAAGACCCTGTACAGAGATTTTTCACAGAATCCTTTGTCAGACACAATACACCACAACAGTTAGCCCTTCAGAGATCCCACAAAAAGACTGTCACAGAGACCATCACAGAACCTCCAACACAGCCTCATGGAAACACAAGAACCTCTCTGAGAAGTAACACCGACTTCATGGTCCTCCCACAGAGCTCTCACAGTACCCCTGACACACTTCCCAGAGGGGCCTCTGACAGATTTGTACCAACAGAGACCTCAGAGACCTAACACAGAGATCTCCCACCACAACCTTCACTGCCACATGGTCCTCATGCAGTGATCTCTCACAGAGACTTCCCACAGAGTTCCAGACCTTAGGGAAACATCATCACAGAGATGTCCTACAGATATCCTCAGCAAGAACTTATCCATCACTGAGACCACCCAGAGACAGTACAGAAACATCGCACCCAAACACACTGACCTCATGGAGTGTCCTCACACAGAGACCTCATACAGATTTTGAGAGACCCACACAGACATCACACAGGCACCTCAGAATTTCCACAGGGATTGGAAACAGAGACCTTTCCCAGAGACTTCCCACAGAATCCCCACATCCATTGCTCATTTCTCTAAAACTACTGGGAGCACAAGAGGGATAccaccagcccctgcccctggAACCCCAGTACACTGAGACACTGTCAACGTGGCCTCCCAGATGGCGTCTCTGCTTGGGAAAATCCTCAGGAACTTCTGTTCCTTTGTAATTCCATTGCCTCTGGACAGAAGAACTGCGGATTCCAAGCGTAGATCTGAAAAATTCCTCCCTCTGCAGATTTACACAAGCCTCAGCTCTGACTCATTGTTTAAAGAACCAcaaattttaaacatgaataaatgCCACCAACTTCCAGTGAGagaaattttcttatttgtccagttttacttattttcttctcaaatgtagaaatatcacttctttattttattggataCAAGAATTGAATTTAAGAGAGCTGGCTTATTTTGGAAAAACGATAAAGACCTGTAGCAAATGAACTCTAAGAATGAAATGAACCAGTAAAGAAGAATCTGGACTCACATTCACTTCCCAGGGGCTGAGCACCCACATATTCTAGTGAtcaacacaaacacaaaatatgCAGAAAAGATCAAGAGAAATTTATGGGGTTACAAAATGTAAAGTgagaaagtagaagagaaaaagaagtttcCACTAACAGAAAGTGTGcaatctctcttcctctctgtccctccctctctcacacacacatgcacgcacacacatatacTACAATTGAGGAACTGCTACACACTAGGCACTGTGGTTAAAGTGGAATAAATTGtgaattaaaagagaaacaattttCTGCTGCTATGAATTATATAGTGCAGggcagaaaacacaaaaataggcATAGCCCTATTCAGCCATCCAGCTGCAACTACAGCTAAGGCCCATAACCACTGACTTCAGCAAGGGAACTGTCAGACCCTCTCTGCACAGAGACTTCGCCCTGGGCCCTCATCCCCCAGAACACTGCTCCACAGGTGCAGGCCTGGGGCACATCACAGTCAtctggggaggcagagggaatGGCTCAGTCTCCCACATCTGGAAACAGATTAGAAACACAAGTGGGAGAGAGAGACCACCTGGATGCCCTGCCATACCCTCCTCATCAATAGCCCGGCATCCTTCCCTGACCTTTCACTTCTTCTTTTCTTGTTCACAGAGCCCCCAAAACCCCAGCAGAGGAAGCTAAGTGAGCCACACCTTCCTCAAAATTCTCCttattctaatttataaattaaatatggcatcatttgttttttaaaaaaatcagggcaATTAGTATATGCAATCGCCTCACAGTGTTTAAATGAAAGGAAGAGttactcatttcatttttaaatcaaaagccACTCGTGGTCAAGTTCAATGCAGAAGGCAAGTGGAAAGTCAAGACAGGCCAAAAGCCATGCCGAGCAGCCAAGCTGCAAATGCAGAGGACAGGTTCTTACTTGCTCCTGGGTACTGAGAATATCACCCAGGCCAGAGGATACCAGGGTCCAAGCGAGCTGGATTCAGTTGCTCACTCACATCACAATCAAGAAGAAattatacaaaaaggaaaaaaaaatgtttgaaacagAGTCTGGCCAAATCTCATAAAACAGCTAATCTGCCTTTGCTGCcctacataaatgtaaaaatttataggaaaaaaaaagagccaggaaATGTGCATATGTAGAGTCAACCAGACTGTGCCAGGCCAGGGAAGTGTCGTGACTTTATTTCTACCTTTGTGGATAGCAGGGCTCTGAGGGACAGCAATTTTAGCTTCCATTCTCTGCATGAGATGACGGCTTCTAGGAATCTGGACAGAGTAAATAGTTTTACCAGAAAATGAATGATAAGTAGGAAAAATAGTACTTAAAGAGTACTTGGGCTTCTAATTTTAAATGGGTCTTATTACAACAAGGATATGGgggagggttgaacccaggggtgctgaaccactgagtcacagccacaGCCTTTATCAgcctttttccttttgagacatgGGCTCACGaagccttttttcctttttactgtttcattttgaaacagggtctcattaagttgctcaggactttgagaagttgctgaggctgggtttgaattgtgatcctcctgtttcagcctccagaaccactgggtctttctcctgattttaaaggacattcttctaatatttttttcattgagtaGTCACACACTGGTAcccatattcttttttctttttttgcatcataattcttattacatgtacatagcacgatttttcatatctctggtggcATATAAAGTATgctgacaccaattcgtgtcttcatatatgtactttggataatgatgtctatcacattctaccatccttgctaatcccctgcctcctcattttccctcccacccctctgccctatatagaattcatctaatcctcccatgctctccctccctaccccactatgagtcagcctccttaaatcagagaaaacatttggcatttggttttttgggattggctaacttcacttagcattatcttctccaatgccatccatttgcctgcaaatgccatgattttgttctcttttattgctgagtaatattccattgtgtatatatgccacattttttttttatccattcatccaattgaagggcatctagcttggctccacagtttagctattgtgaattgtgatgctataaacatcgatgtggctgtgtccctgtagtatgctgtttttaagtcctttgagtatacaccgaggagagggatagctgggtcaaatggtggttccattcccagatttccaaggaatctccatactgctttttatattggttgcaccaatttgcagtcccactagcaatgtaccctttccccctcatcctcgccaacacttcttgttgtttgtcttcataatagctgccattctgactgagatgatatctcagagtagttttgatttgtatttttctaattgctaggaatgatgagcattttttcatatatttgttgattgattgtatatcctcttctgagaagtgtctgttcagatccttggcccatttgttgatagggttatttgtttttttagtgcttagctttttgagttctttatataccctagagattagtgctctatttgatgtgtgaggggtaaaaaattgcttccaggatgtaggctctctgttcacctcacagattgtttcttttgttgctataaccatttagtttgattccatcccattgaTTGATTCTTAGTTTTGATTCTTGTGCTACAgaattcttattaaggaagttggggcctaatcccacatgatgaagattagggccgactttttcttctattagacgctgAGTctatggtttaattcctaggtccttgatctactttgagttgagttttgtgcatggtgagaggtggaggtttaacttcattttgttgcatatggatttccagttttcccagcaccatttgttgaagaggctgtcttttctccaatgatgtttttggcgcctttgtctagtataagataattatgattttgtgggttagtctctgagtcctctattctgtaccactggtctacccgTCCTTTTTGGTGCCAATCTGGTTCCCATTTCAGCCAGCAGAAGCCAACCATTAATTTTTCTTGACTTTTGTAAGCCAGTGTTAAAATACAgtcattatttttacattaagtcatataaatgtataattaagCTAATTGTATTAAAAACAATGGCAAGAAGTAATCAAAATGCactatttagtttattttatgaTATCTTGCTATTTCCCATCCACTTTAGgctatttattgtgttttattgtttttaaagtacttcCCTCGTTCAGTacagaaaacatatttattaatcaattaaatttctttccacattttatattttgttttatgtgtttattttgttttaactcatgtgttttatttacatacatatttattttgttttctattgatttatgaaaaagcaataaaatatttcttagaaaaacGTTTATAACAAAGAAAGGCTCTACTGAGAGGACTTAGTGGAGAATTCTGGGCAGGTTCCTGTGTATCCAAGGACCAAAATAAGTGAGGCAGTGTCCAAGTTGCCGAGCACCATGGCCCGTGGTCTTGCCACTACATTTGTCAGTGGATTTACTAGCTCCCTCAGAAGAGCTGGTTATCATGGAGATAGCAATGGGTTAGTATTATAATTCAACAAAGAGTTAAACACTCCTAGAGTCTATTTTTGAaatctcttctccttcttcttctagaGTTCCCAttgttaggggacagacagatgtgaatggtgggAACCCAAGGTtaggaaaataattctataaaatgggcccattGGGTTGACAACCACATGCTTTATTtttcaagaagcaatttacctgcagtccTGCcaggcctaagtggacaggatatgtcacatttctcagaaaactaCCTGATATCTGCAGAAGAATGCAGGCctgaaaaaaatgtcaataaGAAAAGCCCATGTTACCCTGAAAGGGGAGACATTTTGTGCCCCTTTCATATACCAGATCCCAAAACACAGGGAAATAAGGATGATATCCTCCTAGCCATAAATCTGTAAaaaaatttatggttaagaatcaaattgagctgggtgcagttgcagaagcctgtaatcccagcaacttgggaggctgagacaggagaattgtgagttcaaagccagcctcagcattggcCAGGTGTTAAGGTGCTTAGcagctcagtaagaccctgtctctaaataaaataaaaaatagggctggggatgtggcttagtggttgagtgtccctgagttcaatctccagtaccaaaaaaaaaaaaaaaagaaccagtcagcatgggccaaagtgaaatactgttgtcatggcagtggggattTGAAAGTCTAATGTCATCTTCATAtcaatcaaaagtcaagaggtggatctgaacaggactctctggaaacttctctgatgtccccaataaaactggagtgcaagaGAGAAACACTGTTCCTCTATCCCTTGTCAGTGTCCCCTTTTCCCTCTCCCA
This window harbors:
- the LOC139702177 gene encoding spermatogenesis-associated protein 31E1-like codes for the protein MEQRSFPQVGLPDLDVPITTATDTCGRRDQRERREKGEEKLDSVIQKMENLLFPLNSVSAAWLNPSFTTWAVDMVLACVCGLGLFFFLMPFLQGNPSFPPPRKKEKLRKHPKVKKKRKKSNILKDYSDFWKKAEETKDLLLLLQSHLRKLQDDSTFHHLLKGDDPDEMCKPGSAGAHQSCTLPVQEALATAFLPLASLTPLSKRPLLLASAPSADLMTSSDTVETHSSLSASQSPESVILLEGRAPQPRGLSSPPSRPPDPMAHRISLPGPSLTPPQCDSMTHSLGTSPQSASPPNNYWLPSPVPMSSAVLLPSPGLSPSPDPSPSPGPSSPPVPLPFPIRSPSSVSSTSLDTLRSPVKLPPPVPAVSGHVLSTCPISSLSWWQMAARVCGFSHSPHSESKRDHAPHPPEDSLWANGPLSQVEAEGKSFINPGVQKLLEILISKRAEMKTKDEPVHSLNSLGSTVQSLGREQDTTIPQHFWNTKGKPKKLSVPQQLFYTKVLGDHLQQKCSQLFWGLPILHSESLVATVSMSEPSADFSSIAFNEVPNYIPGQVQAAPGPLFASQLLHPLVQLQPGTPTLSWSQSPPLAQIHHQDHLPSSLPSLPCHLPLNTACGFPCPTSQEGTQLLSPSLQHLKYEHLRKQLEIGEALPHLFQKSQNIFSHLTSENRASCDHKPINKPPGDFPSLDLQEKLDQHLQKRFMLHQYGLPPNMDPFLNLTESWDNIPKTGQAKDSCESSWNSVIPDNRSPAVQRAGSERPEIIQEGTIPVGVRHSRLGSYHVSVLPGSSNTQKETWGGPTLKGGEAFRNTSQVLSLLDASVRQELEAHVTSLRVRHRWGLPLRVPKHINILKVRNSEASPPPQPALPSSASYDSRANPIAHDAKVRGKPTQKGPGLKEVAQTPVPTQRSPLSGPSFESLSRIPSGDNGGLPDAPSTAHESSLPSQPHTYILVGRTWHNGTVLGSARDSLEPSPSLEMGRQESLGTGSMSSQGSCHSMSSLQVGHQLLKTEEVRELEDDEEESSQWGITKETRKTSNFPNVHINSLGSLESQGTSEGPPPSISSISQGQEYSCLKAQTEPKNQPQELATGVILQDFATDKFHQDCAPEVLLAADILASQERQSNTLSMSSRSASTSQCGLSEDSIQDLQGPKIPELQDPGKSRRNTFRPTAKRADSVRPRSGTQGERLSGGRPSCAGEMGPSVPVKEVGDTVGDKSSQAPSKRNFGDRIKNFLQNIFPSKSKGQANSSPKIMIPSTTTQSQGSVTSQLLIDNVRVSEAQALLCTFGYIIAQKMRFQHECSASKENIVKEKPQAPVGRQSHYARGSFSLERRRGIGTMTPGHQASPRGHSHPLKRWIRNPDNNPALLLKKSAPLPSPCQQRSRVAGISGHSVHCPRHCALQRHLLSHQHQHASHSCPAGKKFFP